A genomic region of Mugil cephalus isolate CIBA_MC_2020 chromosome 5, CIBA_Mcephalus_1.1, whole genome shotgun sequence contains the following coding sequences:
- the map7d3 gene encoding MAP7 domain-containing protein 2 isoform X14 has protein sequence MAEGATTLKGLRAQMAAAAQAQAEERRSLSGNSPGPATNAPAKSQGCRPVIDGAALKIDDRLRVAKERREEAERQQALRDSQIMERERKAKLQVERQMEERQKKVEEQRKKEEQKRMAVEEKRKLKQEEEKEHYEAVMRRTLERSQRVEQRQKRWSWGGLSTDSDGRAGDSDASASSPVTIVISSASPEKPPRKQQDKRSTSTMNLKQPSEAAISKRLSSSSATLVKSPDKQCHLCPRSASASPLHPPRGPVRSRSIDRQKGGMTTSVSADGALDPSLKDKQLTSTQGQRPASPSSSLGRNRSPSPAPNPAPKRTPSPVAAKQGPKARPPSPGGMKQRPPSPQPQSAKPPPIQKPALTPTGPPTLRKRDSKSKDLCPGQPVSPQSSDSSKTKEKDDSKATSGTNSAAEAAKILAENRRLMREQKEKEEQLRIQREEEERVRKEEEARLAEEARLKRLEEEKKLAEERKLIEEEEARLAEEEKVRLAEEEAIKQAELQKEREEAEAKALEEAERVRQERDRIMQQNQQERMERKKRIEEIMKRTRKGDQGDLKRDDDKGEEDENGDEGEDQINFETKYAAADADDAAMEDEKDALSGGDVAARVEPLGSVNGKSETDDKENNGVSTDETQAVSPVPKGRLVEGSEFLNEQDSTKVGVVSGLNGKSTQWSFEELIDLNVHSKTRPLIEAEDCNQVLINCDGSSDGTRVAFEDKGTPINTLHSSNQPIEAMSDI, from the exons ctgcagctgcacaggCGCAAGCTGAGGAGCGGCGCAGCCTGTCGGGGAACAGTCCGGGACCTGCCACCAACGCACCAGCTAAATCTCAAGGGTGTAGGCCAG tcaTCGACGGCGCCGCTCTTAAAATAGACGACCGACTGCGAGTGGCAAAAGAGAGgcgagaggaggcagagagacaaCAGG CTTTGAGAGATTCTCAGATCATGGAGCGGGAACGCAAGGCCAAGCTACAAGTGGAGCGTCAGATGGAGGAGCGTCAGAAGAAGGTTGAGGAACAGcgaaagaaagaggagcagaaacgAATGgctgtggaggagaagaggaagctgaaacaggaagaggaaaag GAGCACTACGAGGCAGTGATGAGGCGGACACTGGAGCGCAGTCAGCGAGTGGAGCAGAGGCAGAAAAGATGGTCTTGGGGAGGACTGTCCACCGACTCAGATGGACGAGCAG GAGATTCTGATGCCAGTGCCTCATCTCCAGTAACTATAGTTATCTCCTCTGCCTCGCCAGAAAAGCCACCAAGGAAACAACAAG ACAAGCGCTCCACATCCACTATGAACCTAAAACAGCCGTCTGAGGCTGCCATCAGTAAAcgtctgtcctcctcctctgccaccCTCGTCAAATCACCCGACAAAC AGTGTCACCTATGTCCTCGCTCAGCCTCTGCCAGTCCCCTGCACCCGCCGCGCGGACCCGTGCGCAGCCGCAGCATTGACCGGCAGAAGGGCGGCATGACCACGTCGGTGTCGGCCGATGGAGCCCTCGACCCTTCACTG AAGGACAAGCAGTTAACATCGACTCAGGGGCAGCGCCCTGCCTCCCCATCCTCTTCCCTGGGACGCAATCGCTCACCCTCCCCTGCCCCCAATCCAGCACCAAAGAGGACCCCTTCTCCTGTGGCAGCCAA ACAAGGTCCTAAGGCACGCCCACCCTCGCCAGGTGGAATGAAGCAGCGTCCCCCATCCCCCCAGCCTCAGTCAGCTAAGCCCCCACCCATCCAGAAACCAGCGCTCACTCCGACCGGGCCCCCGACATTACGAAAGAGGGACTCCAAGTCCAAGGATCTGTGTCCTGGCCAGCCGGTGTCGCCACAGTCCTCCGATTCCAGCAAAACCAAAGAGAAAGATG ACTCAAAGGCCACGTCAGGCACCAACTCAGCTGCTGAAGCAGCAAAGATTCTGGCTGAAAACCGCAGACTGATGCgagagcagaaggagaaggaggagcagcttaggatacagagagaggaagaggagag agtgagaaaagaagaagaggctcgTTTAGCAGAGGAGGCTCGACTCAAacgcctggaggaggagaagaagctcGCGGAGGAGAGAAAACTtatagaagaagaggaggctcgtctggctgaggaggaaaaagtgaGACTGGCAGAAGAAGAGGCAATAAAACAGGCGGAGCTCCAGAAGGAGCGGGAGGAGGCCGAGGCCAAGGCCCTGGAGGAGGCCGAGAGAGTCCGTCAGGAGAGAGACCGCATCATGCAGCAGAACCAGCAAGAACGcatggagaggaagaag AGAATTGAAGAAATAATGAAGAGAACAAGAAAAGGGGACCAAGGTGACTTGAAG AGAGATGACGATAAGGGGGAAGAGGACGAGAATGGAGACGAAGGAGAGGACCAGATAAACTTTGAAACCAAAT ATGCCGCGGCCGATGCAGATGACGCAGCCATGGAGGACGAAAAAGACGCCCTGTCCGGTGGTGATGTTGCAGCACGAGTGGAGCCCCTGGGCAGCGTAAACGGAAAATCTGAGACCGACGACAAGGAGAACAACGGCGTAAGCACAGACGAGACTCAGGCAGTAAG TCCCGTCCCTAAAGGCCGCCTTGTCGAGGGATCGGAGTTTCTGAATGAGCAGGACTCCACTAAGGTGGGGGTGGTCTCGGGTCTCAACGGTAAGTCCACCCAGTGGAGCTTTGAAGAACTCATTGACCTCAACGTCCACTCCAAGACCAGACCCCTCATCGAGGCGGAGGACTGTAACCAGGTCCTGATCAACTGTGACGGGAGCTCAGATGGGACCAGGGTGGCCTTTGAGGACAAAGGAACCCCCATCAACACCCTGCATTCCTCAAATCAACCCATAGAAGCCATGTCAG ACATTTGA
- the map7d3 gene encoding ensconsin isoform X3 produces MAEGATTLKGLRAQMAAAAQAQAEERRSLSGNSPGPATNAPAKSQGCRPVIDGAALKIDDRLRVAKERREEAERQQALRDSQIMERERKAKLQVERQMEERQKKVEEQRKKEEQKRMAVEEKRKLKQEEEKEHYEAVMRRTLERSQRVEQRQKRWSWGGLSTDSDGRAGDSDASASSPVTIVISSASPEKPPRKQQDKRSTSTMNLKQPSEAAISKRLSSSSATLVKSPDKRIKPRSSSCNRLPSKGDAAQASKEDGKKLQVEQTARRPPASTVDGGVLSRLLTPTQASLARSKSAAALSAEGTDAPECHLCPRSASASPLHPPRGPVRSRSIDRQKGGMTTSVSADGALDPSLKDKQLTSTQGQRPASPSSSLGRNRSPSPAPNPAPKRTPSPVAAKQGPKARPPSPGGMKQRPPSPQPQSAKPPPIQKPALTPTGPPTLRKRDSKSKDLCPGQPVSPQSSDSSKTKEKDDSKATSGTNSAAEAAKILAENRRLMREQKEKEEQLRIQREEEERVRKEEEARLAEEARLKRLEEEKKLAEERKLIEEEEARLAEEEKVRLAEEEAIKQAELQKEREEAEAKALEEAERVRQERDRIMQQNQQERMERKKRIEEIMKRTRKGDQGDLKRDDDKGEEDENGDEGEDQINFETKYAAADADDAAMEDEKDALSGGDVAARVEPLGSVNGKSETDDKENNGVSTDETQAVSPVPKGRLVEGSEFLNEQDSTKVGVVSGLNGKSTQWSFEELIDLNVHSKTRPLIEAEDCNQVLINCDGSSDGTRVAFEDKGTPINTLHSSNQPIEAMSDI; encoded by the exons ctgcagctgcacaggCGCAAGCTGAGGAGCGGCGCAGCCTGTCGGGGAACAGTCCGGGACCTGCCACCAACGCACCAGCTAAATCTCAAGGGTGTAGGCCAG tcaTCGACGGCGCCGCTCTTAAAATAGACGACCGACTGCGAGTGGCAAAAGAGAGgcgagaggaggcagagagacaaCAGG CTTTGAGAGATTCTCAGATCATGGAGCGGGAACGCAAGGCCAAGCTACAAGTGGAGCGTCAGATGGAGGAGCGTCAGAAGAAGGTTGAGGAACAGcgaaagaaagaggagcagaaacgAATGgctgtggaggagaagaggaagctgaaacaggaagaggaaaag GAGCACTACGAGGCAGTGATGAGGCGGACACTGGAGCGCAGTCAGCGAGTGGAGCAGAGGCAGAAAAGATGGTCTTGGGGAGGACTGTCCACCGACTCAGATGGACGAGCAG GAGATTCTGATGCCAGTGCCTCATCTCCAGTAACTATAGTTATCTCCTCTGCCTCGCCAGAAAAGCCACCAAGGAAACAACAAG ACAAGCGCTCCACATCCACTATGAACCTAAAACAGCCGTCTGAGGCTGCCATCAGTAAAcgtctgtcctcctcctctgccaccCTCGTCAAATCACCCGACAAAC GGATTAAGCCAAGGAGTTCGTCTTGTAACCGGTTGCCTAGCAAAGGCGATGCTGCTCAGGCCAGTAAGGAAGACGGCAAAAAGCTTCAGGTGGAACAGACAG CTCGCAGGCCACCGGCCAGTACGGTGGACGGAGGGGTCCTTAGTCGCCTGCTCACCCCCACCCAGGCCTCACTAGCTAGGAGCAAGAGCGCCGCCGCCCTGTCCGCTGAAGGAACAGATGCTCCAG AGTGTCACCTATGTCCTCGCTCAGCCTCTGCCAGTCCCCTGCACCCGCCGCGCGGACCCGTGCGCAGCCGCAGCATTGACCGGCAGAAGGGCGGCATGACCACGTCGGTGTCGGCCGATGGAGCCCTCGACCCTTCACTG AAGGACAAGCAGTTAACATCGACTCAGGGGCAGCGCCCTGCCTCCCCATCCTCTTCCCTGGGACGCAATCGCTCACCCTCCCCTGCCCCCAATCCAGCACCAAAGAGGACCCCTTCTCCTGTGGCAGCCAA ACAAGGTCCTAAGGCACGCCCACCCTCGCCAGGTGGAATGAAGCAGCGTCCCCCATCCCCCCAGCCTCAGTCAGCTAAGCCCCCACCCATCCAGAAACCAGCGCTCACTCCGACCGGGCCCCCGACATTACGAAAGAGGGACTCCAAGTCCAAGGATCTGTGTCCTGGCCAGCCGGTGTCGCCACAGTCCTCCGATTCCAGCAAAACCAAAGAGAAAGATG ACTCAAAGGCCACGTCAGGCACCAACTCAGCTGCTGAAGCAGCAAAGATTCTGGCTGAAAACCGCAGACTGATGCgagagcagaaggagaaggaggagcagcttaggatacagagagaggaagaggagag agtgagaaaagaagaagaggctcgTTTAGCAGAGGAGGCTCGACTCAAacgcctggaggaggagaagaagctcGCGGAGGAGAGAAAACTtatagaagaagaggaggctcgtctggctgaggaggaaaaagtgaGACTGGCAGAAGAAGAGGCAATAAAACAGGCGGAGCTCCAGAAGGAGCGGGAGGAGGCCGAGGCCAAGGCCCTGGAGGAGGCCGAGAGAGTCCGTCAGGAGAGAGACCGCATCATGCAGCAGAACCAGCAAGAACGcatggagaggaagaag AGAATTGAAGAAATAATGAAGAGAACAAGAAAAGGGGACCAAGGTGACTTGAAG AGAGATGACGATAAGGGGGAAGAGGACGAGAATGGAGACGAAGGAGAGGACCAGATAAACTTTGAAACCAAAT ATGCCGCGGCCGATGCAGATGACGCAGCCATGGAGGACGAAAAAGACGCCCTGTCCGGTGGTGATGTTGCAGCACGAGTGGAGCCCCTGGGCAGCGTAAACGGAAAATCTGAGACCGACGACAAGGAGAACAACGGCGTAAGCACAGACGAGACTCAGGCAGTAAG TCCCGTCCCTAAAGGCCGCCTTGTCGAGGGATCGGAGTTTCTGAATGAGCAGGACTCCACTAAGGTGGGGGTGGTCTCGGGTCTCAACGGTAAGTCCACCCAGTGGAGCTTTGAAGAACTCATTGACCTCAACGTCCACTCCAAGACCAGACCCCTCATCGAGGCGGAGGACTGTAACCAGGTCCTGATCAACTGTGACGGGAGCTCAGATGGGACCAGGGTGGCCTTTGAGGACAAAGGAACCCCCATCAACACCCTGCATTCCTCAAATCAACCCATAGAAGCCATGTCAG ACATTTGA
- the map7d3 gene encoding MAP7 domain-containing protein 2 isoform X7 has product MAEGATTLKGLRAQMAAAAQAQAEERRSLSGNSPGPATNAPAKSQGCRPVIDGAALKIDDRLRVAKERREEAERQQALRDSQIMERERKAKLQVERQMEERQKKVEEQRKKEEQKRMAVEEKRKLKQEEEKEHYEAVMRRTLERSQRVEQRQKRWSWGGLSTDSDGRAGDSDASASSPVTIVISSASPEKPPRKQQDKRSTSTMNLKQPSEAAISKRLSSSSATLVKSPDKRIKPRSSSCNRLPSKGDAAQASKEDGKKLQVEQTGRSVKKRSSSLTRVSVGRGQTPAKPDKGTTDDQASASPLHPPRGPVRSRSIDRQKGGMTTSVSADGALDPSLKDKQLTSTQGQRPASPSSSLGRNRSPSPAPNPAPKRTPSPVAAKQGPKARPPSPGGMKQRPPSPQPQSAKPPPIQKPALTPTGPPTLRKRDSKSKDLCPGQPVSPQSSDSSKTKEKDDSKATSGTNSAAEAAKILAENRRLMREQKEKEEQLRIQREEEERVRKEEEARLAEEARLKRLEEEKKLAEERKLIEEEEARLAEEEKVRLAEEEAIKQAELQKEREEAEAKALEEAERVRQERDRIMQQNQQERMERKKRIEEIMKRTRKGDQGDLKRDDDKGEEDENGDEGEDQINFETKYAAADADDAAMEDEKDALSGGDVAARVEPLGSVNGKSETDDKENNGVSTDETQAVSPVPKGRLVEGSEFLNEQDSTKVGVVSGLNGKSTQWSFEELIDLNVHSKTRPLIEAEDCNQVLINCDGSSDGTRVAFEDKGTPINTLHSSNQPIEAMSDI; this is encoded by the exons ctgcagctgcacaggCGCAAGCTGAGGAGCGGCGCAGCCTGTCGGGGAACAGTCCGGGACCTGCCACCAACGCACCAGCTAAATCTCAAGGGTGTAGGCCAG tcaTCGACGGCGCCGCTCTTAAAATAGACGACCGACTGCGAGTGGCAAAAGAGAGgcgagaggaggcagagagacaaCAGG CTTTGAGAGATTCTCAGATCATGGAGCGGGAACGCAAGGCCAAGCTACAAGTGGAGCGTCAGATGGAGGAGCGTCAGAAGAAGGTTGAGGAACAGcgaaagaaagaggagcagaaacgAATGgctgtggaggagaagaggaagctgaaacaggaagaggaaaag GAGCACTACGAGGCAGTGATGAGGCGGACACTGGAGCGCAGTCAGCGAGTGGAGCAGAGGCAGAAAAGATGGTCTTGGGGAGGACTGTCCACCGACTCAGATGGACGAGCAG GAGATTCTGATGCCAGTGCCTCATCTCCAGTAACTATAGTTATCTCCTCTGCCTCGCCAGAAAAGCCACCAAGGAAACAACAAG ACAAGCGCTCCACATCCACTATGAACCTAAAACAGCCGTCTGAGGCTGCCATCAGTAAAcgtctgtcctcctcctctgccaccCTCGTCAAATCACCCGACAAAC GGATTAAGCCAAGGAGTTCGTCTTGTAACCGGTTGCCTAGCAAAGGCGATGCTGCTCAGGCCAGTAAGGAAGACGGCAAAAAGCTTCAGGTGGAACAGACAG GCCGTTCCGTGAAGAAGAGAAGTTCCTCCCTTACGCGAGTAAGTGTGGGCAGAGGACAGACCCCTGCCAAGCCTGATAAGGGGACAACGGATGATCAAG CCTCTGCCAGTCCCCTGCACCCGCCGCGCGGACCCGTGCGCAGCCGCAGCATTGACCGGCAGAAGGGCGGCATGACCACGTCGGTGTCGGCCGATGGAGCCCTCGACCCTTCACTG AAGGACAAGCAGTTAACATCGACTCAGGGGCAGCGCCCTGCCTCCCCATCCTCTTCCCTGGGACGCAATCGCTCACCCTCCCCTGCCCCCAATCCAGCACCAAAGAGGACCCCTTCTCCTGTGGCAGCCAA ACAAGGTCCTAAGGCACGCCCACCCTCGCCAGGTGGAATGAAGCAGCGTCCCCCATCCCCCCAGCCTCAGTCAGCTAAGCCCCCACCCATCCAGAAACCAGCGCTCACTCCGACCGGGCCCCCGACATTACGAAAGAGGGACTCCAAGTCCAAGGATCTGTGTCCTGGCCAGCCGGTGTCGCCACAGTCCTCCGATTCCAGCAAAACCAAAGAGAAAGATG ACTCAAAGGCCACGTCAGGCACCAACTCAGCTGCTGAAGCAGCAAAGATTCTGGCTGAAAACCGCAGACTGATGCgagagcagaaggagaaggaggagcagcttaggatacagagagaggaagaggagag agtgagaaaagaagaagaggctcgTTTAGCAGAGGAGGCTCGACTCAAacgcctggaggaggagaagaagctcGCGGAGGAGAGAAAACTtatagaagaagaggaggctcgtctggctgaggaggaaaaagtgaGACTGGCAGAAGAAGAGGCAATAAAACAGGCGGAGCTCCAGAAGGAGCGGGAGGAGGCCGAGGCCAAGGCCCTGGAGGAGGCCGAGAGAGTCCGTCAGGAGAGAGACCGCATCATGCAGCAGAACCAGCAAGAACGcatggagaggaagaag AGAATTGAAGAAATAATGAAGAGAACAAGAAAAGGGGACCAAGGTGACTTGAAG AGAGATGACGATAAGGGGGAAGAGGACGAGAATGGAGACGAAGGAGAGGACCAGATAAACTTTGAAACCAAAT ATGCCGCGGCCGATGCAGATGACGCAGCCATGGAGGACGAAAAAGACGCCCTGTCCGGTGGTGATGTTGCAGCACGAGTGGAGCCCCTGGGCAGCGTAAACGGAAAATCTGAGACCGACGACAAGGAGAACAACGGCGTAAGCACAGACGAGACTCAGGCAGTAAG TCCCGTCCCTAAAGGCCGCCTTGTCGAGGGATCGGAGTTTCTGAATGAGCAGGACTCCACTAAGGTGGGGGTGGTCTCGGGTCTCAACGGTAAGTCCACCCAGTGGAGCTTTGAAGAACTCATTGACCTCAACGTCCACTCCAAGACCAGACCCCTCATCGAGGCGGAGGACTGTAACCAGGTCCTGATCAACTGTGACGGGAGCTCAGATGGGACCAGGGTGGCCTTTGAGGACAAAGGAACCCCCATCAACACCCTGCATTCCTCAAATCAACCCATAGAAGCCATGTCAG ACATTTGA
- the map7d3 gene encoding ensconsin isoform X9 produces the protein MAEGATTLKGLRAQMAAAAQAQAEERRSLSGNSPGPATNAPAKSQGCRPVIDGAALKIDDRLRVAKERREEAERQQALRDSQIMERERKAKLQVERQMEERQKKVEEQRKKEEQKRMAVEEKRKLKQEEEKEHYEAVMRRTLERSQRVEQRQKRWSWGGLSTDSDGRAGDSDASASSPVTIVISSASPEKPPRKQQDKRSTSTMNLKQPSEAAISKRLSSSSATLVKSPDKPRRPPASTVDGGVLSRLLTPTQASLARSKSAAALSAEGTDAPECHLCPRSASASPLHPPRGPVRSRSIDRQKGGMTTSVSADGALDPSLKDKQLTSTQGQRPASPSSSLGRNRSPSPAPNPAPKRTPSPVAAKQGPKARPPSPGGMKQRPPSPQPQSAKPPPIQKPALTPTGPPTLRKRDSKSKDLCPGQPVSPQSSDSSKTKEKDDSKATSGTNSAAEAAKILAENRRLMREQKEKEEQLRIQREEEERVRKEEEARLAEEARLKRLEEEKKLAEERKLIEEEEARLAEEEKVRLAEEEAIKQAELQKEREEAEAKALEEAERVRQERDRIMQQNQQERMERKKRIEEIMKRTRKGDQGDLKRDDDKGEEDENGDEGEDQINFETKYAAADADDAAMEDEKDALSGGDVAARVEPLGSVNGKSETDDKENNGVSTDETQAVSPVPKGRLVEGSEFLNEQDSTKVGVVSGLNGKSTQWSFEELIDLNVHSKTRPLIEAEDCNQVLINCDGSSDGTRVAFEDKGTPINTLHSSNQPIEAMSDI, from the exons ctgcagctgcacaggCGCAAGCTGAGGAGCGGCGCAGCCTGTCGGGGAACAGTCCGGGACCTGCCACCAACGCACCAGCTAAATCTCAAGGGTGTAGGCCAG tcaTCGACGGCGCCGCTCTTAAAATAGACGACCGACTGCGAGTGGCAAAAGAGAGgcgagaggaggcagagagacaaCAGG CTTTGAGAGATTCTCAGATCATGGAGCGGGAACGCAAGGCCAAGCTACAAGTGGAGCGTCAGATGGAGGAGCGTCAGAAGAAGGTTGAGGAACAGcgaaagaaagaggagcagaaacgAATGgctgtggaggagaagaggaagctgaaacaggaagaggaaaag GAGCACTACGAGGCAGTGATGAGGCGGACACTGGAGCGCAGTCAGCGAGTGGAGCAGAGGCAGAAAAGATGGTCTTGGGGAGGACTGTCCACCGACTCAGATGGACGAGCAG GAGATTCTGATGCCAGTGCCTCATCTCCAGTAACTATAGTTATCTCCTCTGCCTCGCCAGAAAAGCCACCAAGGAAACAACAAG ACAAGCGCTCCACATCCACTATGAACCTAAAACAGCCGTCTGAGGCTGCCATCAGTAAAcgtctgtcctcctcctctgccaccCTCGTCAAATCACCCGACAAAC CTCGCAGGCCACCGGCCAGTACGGTGGACGGAGGGGTCCTTAGTCGCCTGCTCACCCCCACCCAGGCCTCACTAGCTAGGAGCAAGAGCGCCGCCGCCCTGTCCGCTGAAGGAACAGATGCTCCAG AGTGTCACCTATGTCCTCGCTCAGCCTCTGCCAGTCCCCTGCACCCGCCGCGCGGACCCGTGCGCAGCCGCAGCATTGACCGGCAGAAGGGCGGCATGACCACGTCGGTGTCGGCCGATGGAGCCCTCGACCCTTCACTG AAGGACAAGCAGTTAACATCGACTCAGGGGCAGCGCCCTGCCTCCCCATCCTCTTCCCTGGGACGCAATCGCTCACCCTCCCCTGCCCCCAATCCAGCACCAAAGAGGACCCCTTCTCCTGTGGCAGCCAA ACAAGGTCCTAAGGCACGCCCACCCTCGCCAGGTGGAATGAAGCAGCGTCCCCCATCCCCCCAGCCTCAGTCAGCTAAGCCCCCACCCATCCAGAAACCAGCGCTCACTCCGACCGGGCCCCCGACATTACGAAAGAGGGACTCCAAGTCCAAGGATCTGTGTCCTGGCCAGCCGGTGTCGCCACAGTCCTCCGATTCCAGCAAAACCAAAGAGAAAGATG ACTCAAAGGCCACGTCAGGCACCAACTCAGCTGCTGAAGCAGCAAAGATTCTGGCTGAAAACCGCAGACTGATGCgagagcagaaggagaaggaggagcagcttaggatacagagagaggaagaggagag agtgagaaaagaagaagaggctcgTTTAGCAGAGGAGGCTCGACTCAAacgcctggaggaggagaagaagctcGCGGAGGAGAGAAAACTtatagaagaagaggaggctcgtctggctgaggaggaaaaagtgaGACTGGCAGAAGAAGAGGCAATAAAACAGGCGGAGCTCCAGAAGGAGCGGGAGGAGGCCGAGGCCAAGGCCCTGGAGGAGGCCGAGAGAGTCCGTCAGGAGAGAGACCGCATCATGCAGCAGAACCAGCAAGAACGcatggagaggaagaag AGAATTGAAGAAATAATGAAGAGAACAAGAAAAGGGGACCAAGGTGACTTGAAG AGAGATGACGATAAGGGGGAAGAGGACGAGAATGGAGACGAAGGAGAGGACCAGATAAACTTTGAAACCAAAT ATGCCGCGGCCGATGCAGATGACGCAGCCATGGAGGACGAAAAAGACGCCCTGTCCGGTGGTGATGTTGCAGCACGAGTGGAGCCCCTGGGCAGCGTAAACGGAAAATCTGAGACCGACGACAAGGAGAACAACGGCGTAAGCACAGACGAGACTCAGGCAGTAAG TCCCGTCCCTAAAGGCCGCCTTGTCGAGGGATCGGAGTTTCTGAATGAGCAGGACTCCACTAAGGTGGGGGTGGTCTCGGGTCTCAACGGTAAGTCCACCCAGTGGAGCTTTGAAGAACTCATTGACCTCAACGTCCACTCCAAGACCAGACCCCTCATCGAGGCGGAGGACTGTAACCAGGTCCTGATCAACTGTGACGGGAGCTCAGATGGGACCAGGGTGGCCTTTGAGGACAAAGGAACCCCCATCAACACCCTGCATTCCTCAAATCAACCCATAGAAGCCATGTCAG ACATTTGA